Proteins encoded by one window of Armatimonadota bacterium:
- the rplD gene encoding 50S ribosomal protein L4 has translation MSGVPTAQAFDASGAAAGTVDLPAEVFGIKPHRAVVHQVLVAHLANRRVGTHSTRTRGEVAYSTRKLWRQKGTGRARHGSRRAPLFVGGGVAHGPRPRDYTQRTPRQMRHLAMRSVLSAKAAAGRVVVIDPPRLEAPRTQALADFLARLPVSGRTVLVTAGPDPILARSAANLPEVTVRPAASLTIHDALAADYLVLTRPAVAALAEVYGR, from the coding sequence GTGAGCGGCGTGCCGACGGCGCAGGCTTTTGACGCGAGTGGGGCGGCGGCGGGGACTGTGGATCTCCCTGCGGAGGTCTTCGGCATCAAGCCGCACCGGGCGGTGGTGCACCAGGTCCTGGTGGCCCACCTGGCCAACCGCCGGGTGGGGACGCACTCCACCAGGACCCGGGGTGAGGTGGCCTACAGCACCCGGAAGCTGTGGAGGCAGAAGGGCACCGGGCGGGCCCGCCACGGAAGCCGTCGGGCACCGCTGTTCGTGGGCGGGGGGGTGGCCCATGGCCCCAGGCCCCGGGACTACACCCAGCGCACGCCCCGGCAGATGCGGCACCTGGCCATGCGGTCGGTGCTGTCGGCCAAGGCGGCCGCGGGGCGCGTGGTGGTGATCGATCCCCCCCGGCTGGAGGCCCCCCGGACGCAGGCGCTGGCGGACTTCCTGGCGCGGCTGCCCGTGTCGGGCAGGACCGTGCTGGTGACGGCGGGGCCGGACCCCATTCTGGCCCGCTCGGCCGCCAACCTGCCGGAGGTGACGGTGCGGCCGGCGGCGAGCCTGACGATCCACGACGCCCTGGCCGCTGATTACCTGGTGCTCACGCGCCCGGCGGTGGCGGCGCTGGCGGAGGTGTACGGCCGGTGA
- the rplW gene encoding 50S ribosomal protein L23, whose product MDPREIIRRPILTEKSMRGSQIGKYTFEVAPGATKLQIKEAVQRLFRVRVVKVNTLRIPGRTRRRGQHYVRTSGYRKAVVTLAPGEKIDLEALT is encoded by the coding sequence ATGGATCCCCGGGAGATCATCCGTCGTCCGATCCTGACCGAGAAGAGCATGCGGGGCTCCCAGATTGGCAAGTACACGTTCGAGGTGGCGCCGGGAGCCACCAAATTGCAGATCAAGGAAGCCGTGCAGCGGCTGTTCCGGGTGCGGGTGGTCAAGGTGAACACCCTGCGCATCCCGGGCCGGACCCGGCGCCGGGGGCAGCACTACGTCCGGACGTCAGGGTACCGCAAGGCGGTGGTCACCCTGGCCCCCGGCGAGAAGATCGATCTGGAGGCTCTGACCTAG